A single genomic interval of Prionailurus viverrinus isolate Anna chromosome A2, UM_Priviv_1.0, whole genome shotgun sequence harbors:
- the ICAM4 gene encoding intercellular adhesion molecule 4 produces the protein MGSLLPLSLLVLLAAAYRGGGSARWRRAARAQGPGGNSPEPSETSASFWVRVSPAFKAVPPGGSVWLNCSSSCPLPENSSLSTRLRRGRTLSGPGWVSYELLDVRAWSSEVRCFVTCAGETRGATAKITAYKQPHSVILDPPVLVGSEYTLRCHVTHVFPVGFLVVTLRRGGRVIYSENLERFTGLDLANVTLTYTLPARPRDFLQPVTCHARLNLDGLVVRSSSAPMTLTVLAWSPAPKVLASTSIAAFVGILLVVGATYLRKWLLMQSRGAEGVVHDR, from the exons ATGGGGTCTCTGCTCCCCCTCTCGCTGCTGGTTTTGCTGGCGGCTGCCTACCGGGGAGGCGGGAGCGCGCGTTGGCGCCGGGCTGCGCGGGCTCAAGGCCCCGGAGGCAACTCTCCGGAGCCCTCGGAGACCTCGGCGTCCTTCTGGGTGCGCGTGAGCCCGGCGTTCAAGGCCGTGCCGCCGGGGGGTTCAGTGTGGCTTAACTGCAGCAGCAGCTGCCCCCTGCCGGAGAATTCCAGCCTCAGCACTCGGCTGCGGCGGGGCCGAACGCTTAGTGGGCCCGGCTGGGTATCCTACGAGCTGTTGGATGTGAGGGCCTGGAGCTCCGAGGTGCGCTGCTTCGTCACCTGCGCAGGAGAAACGCGGGGGGCCACGGCCAAGATCACCGCCTACA AACAGCCGCACAGCGTGATCCTGGATCCCCCAGTCTTAGTGGGCAGTGAGTACACGCTGCGCTGCCACGTGACACACGTATTCCCCGTGGGCTTCCTGGTGGTGACTCTGAGGCGCGGCGGCCGGGTCATCTACTCTGAGAACCTGGAGCGCTTCACTGGCCTGGACCTGGCCAATGTGACGCTGACGTACACGTTACCCGCTAGGCCCCGCGACTTCTTGCAGCCCGTGACCTGCCACGCACGCCTCAATCTTGATGGCTTGGTGGTCCGCAGCAGCTCGGCACCCATGACGCTCACAGTCCTCG CTTGGAGCCCCGCGCCCAAGGTCTTGGCCTCCACCTCCATCGCGGCCTTTGTGGGGATCCTTCTCGTCGTGGGGGCCACCTACCTGCGAAAATGGCTATTGATGCAGTCTCGGGGCGCAGAGGGGGTGGTCCATGACCGCTGA
- the ICAM5 gene encoding intercellular adhesion molecule 5, whose amino-acid sequence MPGPSPGLCRALLGLWAALGLGFLGLSAVAQEPFWADLQPRVALVERGGSLWLNCSTNCPRPERGGLETSLRRNGTQRGLRWLARQLVDIREPETQPVCFFRCARRTLQAQSSPSGSTLWIPTRSLSGPLVPRHVPLNPRVSKKLWLPFPERPDRVELVPLPAWQPVGENFTLSCRVPGAGPRGSLTLTLLRGAQELIRRSFAGEPPRARGAVLTATVLARREDHGANFSCRAELDLRPHGLGLFENSSAPRQLRTFALSPDRPRLAAPRLLEVGSERPVSCALDELFPASEAWVYLALGDQRLSPDITFEGDALMATATATASAEQEGASQLVCNVTLGGESRETRENVTIYSFPAPVLTLSEPTIPEGKVVTVTCSAGARVLVTLDGIPAVLPGQPTQLQLNATEDDDRRSFFCDATLGVDGETLSKNKSAELRVLYAPRLDDSDCPRSWTWPEGPEQTLRCEARGNPAPSVHCARPDSGAVLALGLLGPVTRALAGTYRCTAANVQGQAVKDVTLTVEYAPALDSVGCPEHITWLEGTEVSLSCVAHGVPPPSVSCVRSGEARVLEGLLHVVREHAGTYRCEATNARGSAAKNVAVTVEYGPSFEELSCPSNWTWVEGSGQLFSCEGDGKPEPSVECIGSEGTSEGMLLPLAPPDPSPRVPRISSELVPGIYVCNATNRHGSVVKTVAVSTESPPQMDESTCPSHQTWLEGTEAAALACAARGRPSPQVRCSREGVPRPQRLRVSREDAGTYRCLATNTHGTDARTVTVGVEYRPVVAELAASPPGGVRPGGNFTLTCRAEAWPPAQISWRAPPGAPNIGLSSNNSTLSVAGAMGSHGGEYECAATNAHGRHARRITVRVAGPWLWVAVGGAAGGAALLAAGAGLAFYVQSTACKKGEYNVQEAESSGEAVCLNGAGGGAGGSTAAAEGGTEAAGTAEAKAGGEVFAIQLTSA is encoded by the exons ATGCCAGGGCCCTCGCCAGGGCTGTGCCGGGCGTTGCTCGGCCTCTGGGCTGCCCTGGGCCTGGGGTTCCTCGGCCTCTCAG CGGTCGCGCAGGAGCCCTTTTGGGCGGATCTGCAGCCCCGCGTGGCGCTCGTGGAGCGCGGGGGATCTTTGTGGCTGAATTGCAGCACTAACTGCCCACGACCTGAGCGCGGTGGCCTGGAGACCTCGCTGCGCCGGAATGGGACCCAGAGGGGCTTGCGCTGGCTGGCTCGGCAGCTGGTGGACATCCGTGAGCCGGAGACCCAGCCTGTCTGCTTCTTCCGCTGCGCGCGGCGCACACTGCAGGCGC AGTCCTCCCCTTCGGGCTCCACCCTCTGGATCCCCACGcgctccctctctgggcccctggtTCCACGCCACGTCCCTCTAAACCCCCGCGTTTCCAAAAAGCTGTGGTTACCCTTTCCAGAGCGGCCGGATCGTGTAGAGCTGGTGCCGCTGCCTGCCTGGCAGCCTGTGGGCGAGAACTTTACCCTGAGCTGTAGGGTCCCGGGCGCTGGGCCTCGTGGGAGCCTCACATTGACCCTGTTGCGGGGCGCCCAGGAGCTCATCCGTCGCAGCTTCGCGGGGGAGCCACCCCGAGCGCGGGGCGCTGTTCTTACAGCTACAGTACTGGCGCGAAGGGAGGACCATGGGGCCAATTTCTCTTGCCGCGCGGAGCTGGACCTGAGGCCGCACGGCCTGGGGCTCTTTGAAAACAGCTCCGCCCCCAGACAGCTCCGAACCTTCG CCCTGTCTCCGGACCGCCCGCGCCTCGCTGCCCCCCGACTCTTGGAAGTGGGCTCAGAAAGACCCGTGAGCTGCGCCTTGGACGAGCTATTTCCAGCCTCGGAGGCTTGGGTCTACCTGGCGCTAGGGGATCAGAGGCTGAGTCCCGATATCACCTTCGAGGGGGACGCGCTTATGGCCACTGCCACAGCCACAGCTAGTGCGGAACAGGAGGGCGCCAGCCAGCTGGTCTGCAACGTGACCCTGGGGGGCGAGAGCCGCGAGACCCGGGAGAACGTGACTATTTATA GCTTCCCGGCGCCGGTCCTGACCCTGAGCGAGCCCACCATCCCCGAAGGGAAGGTGGTGACAGTAACTTGCTCAGCTGGGGCCAGAGTCCTGGTCACACTGGACGGAATTCCAGCCGTGCTCCCGGGGCAGCCCACCCAGCTTCAGCTAAATGCCACCGAGGACGACGACAGGCGCAGCTTCTTCTGTGATGCCACTCTCGGGGTGGACGGGGAGACCCTAAGCAAGAACAAGAGCGCCGAACTCCGCGTCCTAT ACGCCCCTCGGCTGGACGATTCGGACTGTCCCAGGAGCTGGACGTGGCCTGAGGGCCCAGAACAGACGCTGCGCTGTGAAGCCCGAGGAAACCCCGCTCCCTCCGTGCACTGCGCACGGCCTGACAGCGGAGCAGTGCTGGCGCTGGGCCTGCTGGGTCCAGTCACTCGCGCTCTCGCCGGCACTTACCGCTGCACTGCGGCCAATGTCCAGGGCCAGGCAGTCAAGGACGTGACGCTGACggtggagt ACGCCCCAGCGCTGGACAGCGTGGGCTGCCCAGAACACATTACATGGCTGGAAGGAACAGAAGTCTCACTGAGCTGTGTGGCGCATGGAGTCCCGCCGCCGAGCGTGAGCTGTGTGCGCTCTGGGGAGGCCAGGGTCCTGGAGGGCCTGCTGCATGTGGTCCGGGAGCACGCAGGAACCTACCGCTGTGAAGCCACCAATGCTCGAGGTTCTGCAGCCAAAAATGTGGCTGTCACAGTGGAAT ATGGCCCCAGTTTTGAGGAGCTCAGCTGCCCCAGCAATTGGACATGGGTGGAAGGATCTGGGCAGCTGTTTTCTTGTGAGGGGGATGGAAAGCCAGAGCCAAGCGTGGAGTGCATCGGCTCAGAGGGCACCAGTGAAGGGATGCTGCTCCCGCTGGCACCCCCAGACCCTAGTCCCAGAGTCCCCCGCATCTCTAGTGAACTGGTACCTGGTATCTACGTCTGCAACGCTACCAACAGGCACGGCTCCGTGGTCAAGACAGTCGCCGTGAGCACGGAGT CGCCGCCGCAAATGGATGAGTCCACCTGCCCGAGTCACCAGACGTGGCTGGAAGGGACTGAGGCTGCCGCGCTGGCCTGCGCCGCCCGAGGTCGCCCCTCCCCGCAAGTGCGCTGCTCCCGGGAGGGCGTGCCCAGGCCTCAGCGGCTGCGCGTGTCCCGAGAAGATGCGGGTACCTACCGCTGCTTGGCCACCAACACGCATGGCACGGACGCACGGACTGTCACCGTGGGCGTGGAAT ACCGCCCGGTGGTGGCCGAGTTGGCAGCCTCGCCTCCCGGAGGCGTGCGGCCAGGTGGGAACTTCACGTTGACCTGCCGCGCGGAGGCCTGGCCCCCAGCCCAGATCAGCTGGCGCGCGCCCCCGGGGGCGCCCAACATCGGCCTCTCGAGTAACAACAGCACGCTGAGCGTGGCGGGTGCCATGGGCAGCCACGGCGGCGAGTACGAGTGCGCAGCCACCAACGCGCATGGGCGCCACGCGCGGCGCATCACAGTGCGCGTGGCTG GTCCGTGGCTGTGGGTCGCCGTGGGCGGCGCGGCGGGGGGCGCAGCGCTGCTGGCCGCGGGGGCCGGCCTGGCCTTCTACGTGCAGTCCACCGCTTGCAAGAAGGGCGAGTATAATGTGCAGGAGGCAGAAAGCTCTGGTGAGGCCGTGTGTCTCaacggcgcgggcggcggcgctGGAGGGAGCACGGCCGCAGCCGAAGGTGGAACCGAGGCTGCGGGCACCGCGGAGGCGAAGGCCGGGGGCGAGGTCTTTGCCATCCAGCTGACGTCAGCGTGA
- the ZGLP1 gene encoding GATA-type zinc finger protein 1, translated as MEARPVPDFSKLQELLAPPCLDPKASRAPPLQQAPRTPGCPRPNGRSFWPARQDSVTALRFLQETAEGLVQRPAQDTQTLGASRELKALESLGPSPLARDAENMLTPIGQQCCSSRPPEAPPAPSALPQRRPRKQSKPHRGAERVDPRFEGVTLKFQIKPDSSLQILASYSLTCTSRSQGPSTGPAGGPEANSGGGEALGPRCCASCRTQRTPLWRDAEDGTPLCNACGIRYKKYGTRCSSCWLVPRKSVHPKKLCGRCGVSLGPHQGPAQEGDPRWKTQASGSRAPVSGGHCAPSWPLVQSGLAEPLLRKCPQQ; from the exons ATGGAGGCCCGGCCTGTCCCAGACTTCTCCAAGCTCCAGGAGCTGCTGGCGCCGCCGTGTCTGGACCCTAAGGCGTCTCGGGCGCCCCCTCTTCAGCAGGCACCAAGGACCCCAGGATGCCCCAGACCCAATGGCAG GTCCTTCTGGCCTGCACGCCAGGACTCCGTCACTGCCCTGCGTTTTCTCCAAGAAACAGCAGAGGGGCTGGTCCAGCGCCCTGCCCAGGACACCCAAACCCTGGGGGCCTCCCGGGAGCTGAAGGCCTTGGAGTCTCTGGGACCTTCGCCTCTGGCAAGGGATGCCGAGAACATGCTGACCCCAATCGGCCAGCAATGCTGCAGCTCGAGGCCCCCGGaggctcccccagccccctcagCCCTACCCCAGAGGAGGCCCCGGAAGCAGTCAAAGCCCCACCGGGGCGCTGAGAGAGTGGATCCCCGGTTTGAGGGGGTGACCCTGAAGTTTCAAATAAAGCCGGATTCCAGCCTCCAGATCCTAGCCAGCTACAG CCTGACCTGCACTAGCCGCTCCCAGGGTCCCTCCACAGGCCCTGCGGGGGGCCCTGAGGCCAACTCAGGAGGCGGCGAGGCCCTGG GGCCCCGGTGCTGTGCTTCCTGTAGGACCCAGAGGACCCCACTCTGGAGAGATGCTGAAGACGGGACCCCTCTCTGCAATGCGTGTGGTATCAG gtacaAAAAATATGGCACCCGCTGCTCCAGCTGCTGGCTGGTGCCCAGGAAGAGCGTCCACCCCAAGAAGTTATGTGGCAGATGTGGGGTGTCCCTGGGCCCCCACCAAGGCCCGGCCCAGGAAGG GGATCCCAGGTGGAAGACCCAGGCCTCCGGCTCCAGAGCCCCTGTCTCAGGGGGCCACTGTGCCCCATCTTGGCCCCTGGTCCAATCCGGCTTGGCTGAGCCTCTCCTCAGAAAATGCCCTCAGCAGTGA
- the FDX2 gene encoding ferredoxin-2, mitochondrial isoform X1: MSVMAASVARGGVSAGLLLRAARGAWWSRPGGSWGSGEAAAPAAARGFRATGTWGASGASVHPSDPRKAPRGRSPNRVFQARTRRGRRKLAAPSGPGTCSTGPPRPSSSLASAPPSVPRVNVVFVDRSGQRIPVSGRVGDNVLHLAQRHGVDLEGACEASLACSTCHVYVSEDHLDLLPPPDEREDDMLDMAPLLQENSRLGCQIVLTPELEGAEFTLPKITRNFYVDGHVPKPH, translated from the exons ATGTCTGTCATGGCCGCCTCCGTGGCCCGGGGAGGCGTGAGTGCTGGGCTGCTGCTGCGGGCGGCCAGGGGAGCCTGGTGGAGCCGGCCCGGAGGCAGTTGGGGGTCTGGGGAGGCGGCGGCGCCAGCGGCAGCCAGAGGATTCCGAGCGACAGGTACCTGGGGCGCTTCGGGGGCTAGCGTTCATCCGTCGGACCCCCGCAAGGCGCCGCGGGGCCGCTCACCGAACCGTGTTTTTCAGGCTCGCACCCGGCGGGGGAGGAGGAAGCTGGCGGCCCCGAGCGGCCCGGGGACGT GTTCCACCGGGCCACCGCGTCCATCATCAAGTTTGGCATCTGCACCTCCATCTGTCCCCAGGGTGAACGTGGTGTTCGTAGACCGGTCAGGCCAACGGATTCCGGTGAGCGGCAGAGTGGGGGACAATGTTCTCCACTTGGCCCAGCGCCACGGAGTGGACCTGGAAG GGGCCTGTGAAGCTTCCCTGGCGTGCTCCACCTGCCATGTGTACGTGAGCGAGGACCACCTGgacctcctgcctcctcctgaTGAGCG GGAGGACGACATGCTGGACATGGCCCCCCTTCTTCAGGAGAACTCCCGGCTGGGCTGCCAAATCGTGCTGACTCCAGAGCTGGAAGGGGCCGAATTCACCCTGCCGAAGATCACCAGGAACTTCTACGTGGACGGCCATGTCCCCAAGCCCCACTGA
- the FDX2 gene encoding ferredoxin-2, mitochondrial isoform X3, with translation MSVMAASVARGGVSAGLLLRAARGAWWSRPGGSWGSGEAAAPAAARGFRATGSHPAGEEEAGGPERPGDVFHRATASIIKFGICTSICPQGERGVRRPVRPTDSGERQSGGQCSPLGPAPRSGPGREDDMLDMAPLLQENSRLGCQIVLTPELEGAEFTLPKITRNFYVDGHVPKPH, from the exons ATGTCTGTCATGGCCGCCTCCGTGGCCCGGGGAGGCGTGAGTGCTGGGCTGCTGCTGCGGGCGGCCAGGGGAGCCTGGTGGAGCCGGCCCGGAGGCAGTTGGGGGTCTGGGGAGGCGGCGGCGCCAGCGGCAGCCAGAGGATTCCGAGCGACAG GCTCGCACCCGGCGGGGGAGGAGGAAGCTGGCGGCCCCGAGCGGCCCGGGGACGT GTTCCACCGGGCCACCGCGTCCATCATCAAGTTTGGCATCTGCACCTCCATCTGTCCCCAGGGTGAACGTGGTGTTCGTAGACCGGTCAGGCCAACGGATTCCGGTGAGCGGCAGAGTGGGGGACAATGTTCTCCACTTGGCCCAGCGCCACGGAGTGGACCTGGAAG GGAGGACGACATGCTGGACATGGCCCCCCTTCTTCAGGAGAACTCCCGGCTGGGCTGCCAAATCGTGCTGACTCCAGAGCTGGAAGGGGCCGAATTCACCCTGCCGAAGATCACCAGGAACTTCTACGTGGACGGCCATGTCCCCAAGCCCCACTGA
- the FDX2 gene encoding ferredoxin-2, mitochondrial isoform X2: MSVMAASVARGGVSAGLLLRAARGAWWSRPGGSWGSGEAAAPAAARGFRATGSHPAGEEEAGGPERPGDVVNVVFVDRSGQRIPVSGRVGDNVLHLAQRHGVDLEGACEASLACSTCHVYVSEDHLDLLPPPDEREDDMLDMAPLLQENSRLGCQIVLTPELEGAEFTLPKITRNFYVDGHVPKPH, from the exons ATGTCTGTCATGGCCGCCTCCGTGGCCCGGGGAGGCGTGAGTGCTGGGCTGCTGCTGCGGGCGGCCAGGGGAGCCTGGTGGAGCCGGCCCGGAGGCAGTTGGGGGTCTGGGGAGGCGGCGGCGCCAGCGGCAGCCAGAGGATTCCGAGCGACAG GCTCGCACCCGGCGGGGGAGGAGGAAGCTGGCGGCCCCGAGCGGCCCGGGGACGT GGTGAACGTGGTGTTCGTAGACCGGTCAGGCCAACGGATTCCGGTGAGCGGCAGAGTGGGGGACAATGTTCTCCACTTGGCCCAGCGCCACGGAGTGGACCTGGAAG GGGCCTGTGAAGCTTCCCTGGCGTGCTCCACCTGCCATGTGTACGTGAGCGAGGACCACCTGgacctcctgcctcctcctgaTGAGCG GGAGGACGACATGCTGGACATGGCCCCCCTTCTTCAGGAGAACTCCCGGCTGGGCTGCCAAATCGTGCTGACTCCAGAGCTGGAAGGGGCCGAATTCACCCTGCCGAAGATCACCAGGAACTTCTACGTGGACGGCCATGTCCCCAAGCCCCACTGA
- the FDX2 gene encoding ferredoxin-2, mitochondrial isoform X4, whose amino-acid sequence MSVMAASVARGGVSAGLLLRAARGAWWSRPGGSWGSGEAAAPAAARGFRATGTWGASGASVHPSDPRKAPRGRSPNRVFQARTRRGRRKLAAPSGPGTCSTGPPRPSSSLASAPPSVPRVNVVFVDRSGQRIPVSGRVGDNVLHLAQRHGVDLEGRTTCWTWPPFFRRTPGWAAKSC is encoded by the exons ATGTCTGTCATGGCCGCCTCCGTGGCCCGGGGAGGCGTGAGTGCTGGGCTGCTGCTGCGGGCGGCCAGGGGAGCCTGGTGGAGCCGGCCCGGAGGCAGTTGGGGGTCTGGGGAGGCGGCGGCGCCAGCGGCAGCCAGAGGATTCCGAGCGACAGGTACCTGGGGCGCTTCGGGGGCTAGCGTTCATCCGTCGGACCCCCGCAAGGCGCCGCGGGGCCGCTCACCGAACCGTGTTTTTCAGGCTCGCACCCGGCGGGGGAGGAGGAAGCTGGCGGCCCCGAGCGGCCCGGGGACGT GTTCCACCGGGCCACCGCGTCCATCATCAAGTTTGGCATCTGCACCTCCATCTGTCCCCAGGGTGAACGTGGTGTTCGTAGACCGGTCAGGCCAACGGATTCCGGTGAGCGGCAGAGTGGGGGACAATGTTCTCCACTTGGCCCAGCGCCACGGAGTGGACCTGGAAG GGAGGACGACATGCTGGACATGGCCCCCCTTCTTCAGGAGAACTCCCGGCTGGGCTGCCAAATCGTGCTGA